One Dasypus novemcinctus isolate mDasNov1 chromosome 1, mDasNov1.1.hap2, whole genome shotgun sequence genomic window carries:
- the MAD2L1 gene encoding mitotic spindle assembly checkpoint protein MAD2A: MARQLSREQGITLRGSAEIVAEFFSFGINSILYQRGIYPSETFTRVQKYGLTLLVTTDPELIKYLNNVVEQLKDWLYKCSVQKLVVVISNIESGEVLERWQFDIECDKTAKDDSAPREKSQKAIQDEIRSVIRQITATVTFLPLLEVSCSFDLLIYTDKDLVVPEKWEESGPQFITNSEEVRLRSFTTTIHKVNSMVAYKIPVND, encoded by the exons ATGGCGCGGCAGCTCTCCCGGGAGCAGGGCATTACCCTGCGCGGGAGCGCCGAAATTGTGGCCGAGTTCTTCT cttttggcaTCAATAGCATTTTATATCAGCGTGGCATATATCCATCTGAAACCTTTACACGAGTACAGAAATATGGACTCACCTTGCTTGTAACTACTGATCCTGAGCTCATAAAATACCTCAATAATGTGGTGGAACAACTAAAAG ATTGGTTATACAAGTGTTCTGTTCAGAAACTGGTGGTAGTCATCTCAAATATTGAAAGTGGTGAAGTCCTGGAAagatggcagtttgatattgagtGTGACAAGACTGCAAAAGATGACAG TGCACCCagagaaaagtcacagaaagCTATCCAAGATGAAATTCGTTCAGTAATCAGACAGATAACAGCGACAGTAACATTTCTGCCACTATTGGAAGTTTCTT GTTCATTTGATCTGCTGATTTATACAGACAAAGATTTGGTTGTACCTGAAAAATGGGAAGAGTCAGGACCACAGTTCATTACCAATTCTGAGGAAGTCCGTCTTCGTTCATTTACTACCACAATTCACAAAGTAAATAGCATGGTGGCCTACAAAATTCCTGTTAATGACTGA